The Onychomys torridus unplaced genomic scaffold, mOncTor1.1, whole genome shotgun sequence genome includes a window with the following:
- the LOC118576080 gene encoding vomeronasal type-2 receptor 116-like, translating into MLPSVCSADCGPGFRKFWQVGMTVCCFHCKPCPENEVSNQTDVDQCVKCPEEQYANAEQNQCIPKSVIFLTYEDPLGMALTSMALCFIAFTSVVLGVFVKHHDTPIVKANNRSLSYTLLISLLFCFLCPFLFIGHPNAATCILQQITFGVVFTVAVSTVLAKRVTVVLAFKVTAPGQRVRFYMTLGAPNYIIGICTLIQIILCAIWLGVSPPNIDIDAHSEHGQIIIVCDKGSVTAFYCVLGYLGSLAFGSFVVAFLARNLPDKFNEAKLLTFSMLLFCSVWVTFLPVYHSTKGKVMVAVEDFSILASSVGLLGCIFFPKCYIILLRPERNSLQKLKEKPDCGGPHLYSSTWEAEHSGIL; encoded by the exons TTCTGGCAGGTGGGAATGACAGTCTGCTGTTTTCATTGCAAACCCTGcccagaaaatgaagtttctaatCAGACTG aTGTGGACCAGTGTGTGAAGTGTCCAGAGGAGCAGTATGCCAATGCAGAGCAGAACCAGTGCATTCCCAAATCTGTGATCTTTCTAACCTATGAAGACCCCTTGGGGATGGCTCTGACCTCAATGGCCTTGTGCTTCATTGCATTCACATCTGTGGTTCTTGGGGTATTTGTGAAGCATCATGACACTCCCATTGTCAAGGCCAATAACCGCAGTCTCAGTTACACTTTGCTCATCTCActcctcttttgtttcctgtgtccaTTTCTCTTTATTGGCCATCCCAACGCAGCTACATGCATCCTGCAGCAAATCACATTTGGGGTTGTATTCactgtggctgtttccactgtgttgGCCAAAAGGGTTACTGttgttctggctttcaaagtcacaGCGCCCGGACAAAGGGTGAGATTCTACATGACTTTGGGGGCTCCCAACTATATCATTGGCATCTGTACCCTCATCCAAATTATTCTCTGTGCAATCTGGCTTGGAGTTTCTCCTCCAAATATTGACATTGATGCACACTCTGAGCATGGTCAAATCATTATTGTGTGTGACAAGGGCTCTGTTACTGCGTTCTACTGTGTCTTGGGATACCTTGGCTCCCTCGCCTTTGGGAGCTTTGTTGTGGCCTTCTTGGCCCGGAATCTCCCTGAcaaattcaatgaagccaagttgtTGACCTTCAGCATGCTGTTGTTCTGCAGTGTTTGGGTCActtttcttcctgtctaccacagcacaaAAGGCAAGgtcatggtggctgtggaggaCTTCTCCATCTTGGCTTCCAGTGTTGGCCTCTTGGGATGCATCTTTTTCCCTAAGTGCTACATAATTTTGTTaagaccagagagaaattctCTGCAAAAGTTAAAGGAGAAGCCAgactgtggtggcccacacctttattccagcacttgggaggcagagcataGCGGTAttctttga